Proteins encoded together in one Deinococcus hopiensis KR-140 window:
- a CDS encoding disulfide bond formation protein B, with translation MTRDNRLYLAWVVALAATIGSLYFSEVRLFKPCILCWYQRTMMYPLAVVLGVAALRSDLNVRRYALPLAAIGWLVALYQNLETWGVVPTLRACSTDPASSCGIPWPIWGSGVDGLARLNTVITIPVLSMTAFTLILALLSWRRERSL, from the coding sequence TTGACCCGCGACAACCGCCTCTATCTGGCCTGGGTGGTGGCCCTCGCTGCCACCATCGGCAGCCTGTATTTCAGTGAGGTACGTCTGTTCAAGCCCTGCATCCTGTGCTGGTATCAGCGCACCATGATGTACCCGCTCGCTGTGGTTCTGGGCGTGGCGGCGCTACGCAGTGACCTGAACGTGCGGCGCTACGCGCTGCCCCTCGCGGCTATCGGCTGGCTGGTGGCCCTGTACCAGAACCTGGAGACCTGGGGCGTGGTCCCGACCCTGCGCGCCTGCAGCACCGATCCTGCCAGTTCCTGCGGCATTCCCTGGCCGATCTGGGGCAGCGGCGTGGACGGCCTCGCTCGACTGAACACGGTCATCACCATTCCGGTGCTGAGCATGACCGCATTTACGCTGATCCTCGCGCTGCTGAGCTGGCGGCGGGAGAGAAGCCTTTAG
- a CDS encoding SDR family NAD(P)-dependent oxidoreductase → MTSTPPLAVPVVVTGAARGIGRAIAELYVERGHTVLSVDLNSPPPLAGQPRVKADIGTAAGRERILRAARELGRVSVLIHNAAYQGAHGSVLEVSERGWSRTLTVNLTAPMLLTRALVDLMPHGSAVVNVASVQGLFAEQGNAAYNASKGGLVNLTRSMALDLAPRGIRVNAVAPGAIATEGVLEAIGGSPDPEATRRDYEDLHALRRLGEPREVAQTVYFLGSAEASFLTGTIIPVDGGMTASFMMAGRPV, encoded by the coding sequence ATGACGTCCACCCCGCCCCTGGCGGTCCCCGTGGTGGTGACGGGGGCGGCGCGGGGCATCGGGCGGGCCATCGCCGAGCTGTACGTGGAGCGCGGGCACACTGTGCTCAGCGTGGACCTCAACTCTCCACCACCTCTGGCCGGACAGCCGCGTGTGAAGGCAGATATCGGCACGGCAGCGGGGCGCGAGCGCATCTTGCGGGCGGCCCGCGAACTCGGGCGCGTAAGCGTACTGATCCACAATGCCGCCTACCAGGGAGCCCACGGCAGCGTGCTGGAGGTCAGCGAGCGGGGCTGGAGCCGCACCCTGACCGTCAACCTCACGGCCCCGATGCTGCTCACCCGGGCGCTGGTGGACCTGATGCCCCACGGCAGCGCCGTGGTGAACGTCGCCTCGGTGCAGGGCCTCTTTGCCGAGCAGGGCAACGCCGCCTACAACGCCAGCAAGGGCGGGCTGGTCAATCTGACCCGTTCCATGGCCCTGGACCTCGCGCCGCGGGGCATCCGCGTCAACGCTGTTGCGCCCGGAGCCATCGCCACCGAGGGGGTGCTGGAGGCCATCGGTGGGAGCCCGGACCCTGAGGCCACCCGCCGCGACTACGAGGACCTTCATGCGCTGCGCCGCCTGGGCGAGCCGCGCGAGGTCGCCCAGACCGTCTATTTCCTGGGCAGCGCCGAGGCCAGCTTTCTCACGGGCACCATCATACCGGTGGACGGCGGCATGACCGCGAGCTTCATGATGGCGGGGCGACCAGTGTAG
- a CDS encoding HAD family hydrolase, whose amino-acid sequence MSLKDLLSPSHLRGVLLDVDGTLIDSNGAHARAWVQALRDEGFARTFEDVRPLIGMGGDKLVPELTGEDPEGERAKRMKDAWLKHFQPMIPKLQPTRGAREMIEGLLARDLRVAIATSGEAEIVEGLLARVGVAHLKLDRVSSSEVDHSKPDPDLIQVGLNKLGVSAEQALMVGDTPFDAEAARKAGVPSVLLRCGGDARVEQHAYVLDDPRALLEALPDGSQTV is encoded by the coding sequence ATGAGCCTGAAAGACCTTCTGAGTCCCTCCCACCTGCGCGGTGTGCTGCTGGATGTGGACGGCACGCTGATTGACTCCAACGGTGCCCACGCCCGCGCCTGGGTACAGGCCCTGCGCGATGAGGGCTTCGCGCGGACGTTTGAAGACGTCCGTCCCCTGATCGGCATGGGTGGCGACAAGCTCGTCCCCGAACTGACGGGCGAAGACCCCGAGGGTGAACGCGCAAAGCGCATGAAAGACGCCTGGCTAAAGCACTTCCAGCCCATGATTCCCAAGCTGCAGCCCACCCGGGGCGCGCGGGAGATGATCGAGGGACTGCTCGCCCGTGACCTGCGCGTGGCCATCGCCACGAGCGGCGAGGCCGAAATCGTTGAGGGACTGCTCGCGCGGGTAGGCGTGGCGCACTTGAAGCTGGACCGCGTGAGCAGCAGTGAGGTGGACCACTCCAAGCCGGACCCGGACCTCATTCAGGTGGGACTGAACAAACTGGGCGTGTCGGCCGAACAGGCGCTGATGGTGGGCGACACGCCCTTTGATGCGGAAGCGGCCCGCAAGGCAGGCGTTCCGAGTGTGCTCCTCCGCTGTGGGGGCGACGCGCGCGTGGAGCAGCATGCGTACGTGCTGGATGACCCGCGGGCGTTGCTGGAAGCGCTGCCTGACGGGAGTCAAACCGTCTGA
- a CDS encoding inositol monophosphatase family protein, translated as MTDLQEALRVAVHAAQAAGTIHLAHLGRALNIRSKSSFNDLVTEVDALAEAAIRGVIAATYPDHSVLGEEEGLGGGAGVGAACWIVDPLDGTVNYAHGYPVFCASVGLELDGERVVGAVFDPSRGELFTATRGGGAFLNGEAIGVSATPTLTTPALVATGFPYGTGGERNFALVERLLRLGVPIRRPGAAALDLCNVACGRMDAFWELGLKPWDSAAGSLIVEEAGGQVTDAAGRPDVYGEMIVATNGPLHPELLALLRREEPCP; from the coding sequence ATGACCGATCTTCAGGAGGCGCTAAGGGTCGCGGTGCACGCCGCGCAGGCTGCCGGGACCATTCACCTCGCGCATCTGGGCCGGGCGCTGAATATCCGCAGCAAGAGCAGCTTCAACGACCTCGTGACCGAGGTGGACGCCCTCGCCGAGGCTGCCATACGGGGGGTCATCGCCGCCACCTATCCGGACCACAGCGTGCTGGGCGAGGAGGAGGGGCTGGGTGGGGGAGCAGGTGTGGGAGCGGCCTGCTGGATTGTGGATCCCCTCGACGGCACCGTGAATTACGCCCACGGCTACCCCGTCTTCTGCGCCTCGGTCGGGCTGGAACTGGACGGTGAGCGTGTCGTCGGCGCGGTGTTCGATCCCAGCCGGGGGGAGCTCTTCACAGCCACGCGGGGCGGCGGGGCTTTTTTGAATGGTGAAGCTATCGGGGTCAGCGCCACGCCCACGCTGACCACGCCCGCCCTCGTCGCCACTGGCTTTCCTTACGGAACGGGTGGCGAGCGCAACTTTGCCCTCGTGGAGCGGCTGCTGCGCCTCGGCGTGCCCATCCGCCGTCCCGGGGCCGCCGCGCTGGACCTGTGCAACGTGGCCTGCGGGCGCATGGACGCGTTCTGGGAACTGGGACTGAAGCCATGGGACAGCGCGGCGGGGAGCCTGATCGTGGAGGAGGCGGGCGGACAGGTCACGGACGCGGCGGGCAGGCCGGACGTCTACGGCGAGATGATCGTCGCCACGAATGGCCCCCTGCACCCCGAACTGCTCGCGCTGCTCAGGCGGGAGGAACCCTGCCCATGA
- the purB gene encoding adenylosuccinate lyase, whose amino-acid sequence MIDRYLTPEMKALWSEASKYRAWLRVELATMEAQAKHGEVPREAFEVLTQRSEADPLDEAFAVRVAEIEAVTRHDIVAFTRALTERYGEEARFIHHGITSTDVVDTAQNLLLDEAMGLIQADVRALRGVCRTQAVAHKHTPTVGRTHGIHAEPMTFGLKFLNWMATLDRDLERLHAARERIRVVMLSGSVGTYAHVSPRIEEEVAAAWGWQAAPVTNQTLARDRHAEVLSALAILGSTLERIAVEIRHLQRSEVREAMEPFGKGQTGSSSMPHKKNPILTENVTGFARLLRGFLVTGLENVALWHERDISHSSAERVILPDATSAASYATRRLTGVLRDLVVFPERMLKNLNDLGGLVFSQRVLHALIDEKGLSREAAYDLVQRNALRSWETGEGLRDLLKADAQNPLGEAELSAAFDLGWYLRHVDDVYARFGL is encoded by the coding sequence GTGATCGACCGTTACCTGACCCCGGAAATGAAGGCGCTGTGGAGCGAGGCCAGCAAGTACCGCGCGTGGCTGCGGGTGGAGCTCGCCACCATGGAGGCCCAGGCCAAGCACGGCGAGGTGCCCCGGGAGGCCTTCGAGGTGCTGACCCAGCGCTCGGAGGCTGACCCACTGGACGAGGCCTTCGCTGTCCGCGTGGCCGAGATTGAGGCCGTGACCCGCCACGACATCGTGGCCTTTACCCGCGCGCTGACCGAGCGCTACGGCGAGGAGGCCCGCTTTATCCACCACGGGATCACGAGTACGGATGTGGTGGACACGGCCCAGAATCTGCTGCTGGACGAGGCGATGGGGTTAATTCAGGCCGACGTGCGCGCCCTACGCGGGGTGTGCCGTACCCAGGCGGTGGCCCATAAACACACGCCGACAGTAGGCCGCACGCACGGCATCCACGCGGAGCCCATGACCTTCGGCCTGAAGTTCCTGAACTGGATGGCAACGCTGGACCGCGATCTGGAGCGGCTGCACGCCGCCCGGGAGCGCATCCGGGTGGTCATGCTTTCCGGCTCGGTGGGCACCTACGCCCACGTCTCGCCGCGCATCGAGGAGGAGGTCGCGGCGGCGTGGGGCTGGCAGGCCGCGCCCGTCACCAACCAGACCCTTGCGCGGGACCGGCACGCCGAGGTCTTATCGGCCCTCGCCATTCTGGGCAGCACGCTGGAGCGCATCGCGGTGGAGATTCGCCACCTTCAACGTTCCGAGGTCCGCGAGGCGATGGAGCCCTTCGGCAAGGGGCAGACAGGCAGCAGTTCGATGCCCCACAAGAAAAACCCCATCCTGACCGAGAACGTGACCGGCTTTGCCCGCCTGCTGCGCGGCTTTCTGGTGACCGGTCTGGAAAACGTGGCCCTGTGGCACGAGCGCGACATCAGCCACTCCAGCGCCGAGCGCGTGATCCTGCCCGACGCCACCTCGGCGGCCAGCTACGCCACGCGCCGCCTCACGGGCGTGCTGCGCGATCTGGTGGTCTTTCCCGAGCGGATGCTGAAGAATCTGAATGATCTCGGCGGCCTGGTGTTCAGCCAGCGCGTGCTGCACGCGCTGATCGACGAAAAGGGCCTGAGCCGTGAGGCCGCCTACGACCTCGTGCAGCGCAACGCCCTCCGAAGCTGGGAGACGGGCGAAGGCCTGCGCGATCTGCTGAAGGCGGATGCACAGAACCCCCTGGGCGAAGCGGAACTCAGCGCCGCCTTCGATCTGGGCTGGTATCTGCGGCACGTGGACGACGTTTACGCCCGCTTCGGATTGTAA